The Magnetospirillum sp. XM-1 genomic interval GGCGTGCGCACCGGCATCCATGTGGGCGTCGACGTGGTGATCAACCGTCTGAGCCCCGACTGGCGGTCGAAGTTCATCGTGTTCGGCCTGCTGGCCGGCGCCACCTTCACCGGCATCATCTCGTACATGGGCGGCCATTTCGTCATGGAGAACGGCGCGCATTACGCCTTCCTCCACGCCTTCGGCCTGCCCACCGGCGACCTTTACGAAGGCCCGATCACGCCGGACATGGAGATGCCCACCTGGATCGTCTACTCAGCCATCCCGCTGGGCTCGGCCCTGATGTGCTTCCGCTTCCTCCAGGTCTGCGTCGGCTACATCAAGACCGGCGAGTTGCCCCACCACGACCACGGCCACGTGGAGGGATTGGAGGAAGACACCACCGATCCCCAGCGCGCCGCCCAGGACATCAACTGGTTCGAGATGTCCGACAACCTTCACCCCAAGGACGCCAAAGACGACAAGGGTGATAGCGACAAGGAGAAGCGGCCATGAATTCCGCCGTCATCTTCGGGCTGCTGATCGCGTTGATGCTGACCGGCATGCCCATCTCCATCTCGCTGGGCCTCACCGTCCTGTCCTTCCTGTTCATGTTCACCCAGGTTCCCATCGAATCCGTGGCGCTGAAGCTGTTCACCGGCATCGAGAAGTTCGAGATCATGGCGATCCCGTTCTTCATCCTGGCCGGCAACTTCCTCACCCATGGCGGCGTGGCGCGGCGCATGATCAACTTCGCCACCGCCATGGTCGGCCACTGGCACGGCGGCCTGGGCCTGGCCGGCGTCATGGCCTGCGCCCTGTTCGCCGCCGTGTCGGGGTCCAGCCCCGCCACCGTGGTGGCCATCGGCTCCATCATCCTGCCGGCCATGGTCAAGCAGGGCTTTCCCAACAAGTTCGGCGCCGGCGTCATCACCACCTCGGGCGCGCTGGGCATCCTGATCCCACCGTCCCTGGTGATGGTCATGTACGCGGTGGCCACCAACACCTCGGTGGGCGCCCTGTTCATGGCCGGCGTCATTCCCGGCCTGGCACTGGCCACCGTGCTGGGCGCGGTGACCTGGTACATCGCCTGGAAGAACGACTATCCCCGCTTGCCCCCCTCCACCTGGGGCCAGCGCCTCAAGACCCTGCGCGAAGCCATCTGGGGTCTGGCGCTGATCGTCATCGTCA includes:
- a CDS encoding TRAP transporter small permease; this encodes MLRALDHLEEWLIAFLMGTATLIIFVAVMQRYAAGTDLLYPVVGHLDFSWAQELCIIMFVWMAKFGAAYGVRTGIHVGVDVVINRLSPDWRSKFIVFGLLAGATFTGIISYMGGHFVMENGAHYAFLHAFGLPTGDLYEGPITPDMEMPTWIVYSAIPLGSALMCFRFLQVCVGYIKTGELPHHDHGHVEGLEEDTTDPQRAAQDINWFEMSDNLHPKDAKDDKGDSDKEKRP
- a CDS encoding TRAP transporter large permease, which translates into the protein MNSAVIFGLLIALMLTGMPISISLGLTVLSFLFMFTQVPIESVALKLFTGIEKFEIMAIPFFILAGNFLTHGGVARRMINFATAMVGHWHGGLGLAGVMACALFAAVSGSSPATVVAIGSIILPAMVKQGFPNKFGAGVITTSGALGILIPPSLVMVMYAVATNTSVGALFMAGVIPGLALATVLGAVTWYIAWKNDYPRLPPSTWGQRLKTLREAIWGLALIVIVIGGIYTGIFTPTEAAAMSAVYAFFIAVFVYKDMPLKGVGKILLSSASMSAMLLYIITNAVLFSFVLANENIPHAIADWIVGKELGVIAFLLVVNVLLLMAGNFMEPSSIVLIMAPILFPVAMKLGIDPVHFGILIVVNMEVGMCHPPVGLNLYVASGITKMGITDLTVAVWPWLLAMLGFLIVVTYWPPLSIWLPKALGVM